In Paenibacillus sp. FSL M7-0420, a single genomic region encodes these proteins:
- a CDS encoding threonine/serine exporter family protein, whose protein sequence is MILQLITSFIAASTFCILFNAPVRALLQCGFAGMIGWMLYLLLDYSSDTVVATFGATVVVGLISQFFARSFKMPVIIFSVGGIIPLVPGGLAYDAMRRFVENDNNLGIQYGVQALLLSGAIAAGLVLSEVLGQMVLRIKKLPKQP, encoded by the coding sequence ATGATTTTGCAATTGATCACCAGTTTCATCGCTGCCTCAACCTTCTGCATTCTATTCAATGCACCGGTGCGCGCGCTGCTGCAATGCGGCTTCGCCGGAATGATCGGCTGGATGCTGTACCTGCTGCTGGATTACAGTTCCGATACTGTCGTCGCAACCTTTGGTGCTACCGTTGTGGTCGGACTGATCAGCCAGTTTTTTGCGCGTTCCTTCAAGATGCCCGTCATTATCTTCAGTGTCGGCGGCATCATCCCGCTTGTGCCGGGCGGTCTTGCGTATGATGCCATGCGGAGGTTCGTGGAGAATGATAATAACCTCGGCATCCAGTATGGGGTTCAGGCGCTCCTGCTGTCCGGAGCCATTGCGGCCGGTCTGGTGCTAAGCGAGGTGCTCGGCCAGATGGTTTTGCGTATCAAGAAATTGCCCAAACAACCGTAA
- a CDS encoding helix-turn-helix transcriptional regulator has translation MTFNPSYIHLAAPPFPYFLECGRTVYLPGDQHPNRSCMGKFDLIIVEQGCLYLGEEHTEWAVGAGHTLLLPDRYHYSVRPCEAETIFTWVHFHTVGEWTESAGEPVYADREEHFRQFLTHPYTIRIPQFGPLPAPFARSGQAGQLLQLNQGRRSSAVWQQQRIFEEMLRTMDLARQDTAGSQADEIAELTEAYLRNHYAEEVTNTSLADALHFHYNYLARCMKRVYGLTPMEYLTDYRLEQAKLLLLKTEIPVGGIAERTGFESAAYFSRRFSRKVGISPLRFRKRYSR, from the coding sequence ATGACATTTAATCCTTCCTATATTCATCTCGCTGCGCCGCCCTTCCCTTACTTCCTGGAGTGTGGCCGAACCGTATATTTGCCCGGAGACCAGCATCCGAACCGCAGCTGTATGGGCAAATTCGATCTGATTATCGTGGAGCAGGGATGTCTGTACCTTGGAGAGGAGCATACAGAATGGGCGGTAGGCGCCGGGCATACCCTGCTGCTGCCTGACCGCTACCATTATTCTGTCCGGCCGTGTGAGGCTGAGACGATCTTTACCTGGGTTCATTTTCACACGGTAGGAGAGTGGACGGAATCTGCGGGGGAGCCGGTGTATGCAGACCGGGAGGAACATTTCCGGCAGTTCCTTACCCATCCCTATACCATCCGTATTCCCCAGTTCGGACCGCTTCCCGCCCCCTTCGCCCGAAGCGGACAGGCCGGACAGCTGCTGCAGCTGAACCAGGGCAGGCGCTCAAGTGCTGTATGGCAGCAGCAGCGCATCTTCGAGGAGATGCTGCGGACGATGGATCTGGCCCGGCAGGATACGGCCGGAAGCCAGGCGGATGAGATTGCCGAGCTGACGGAGGCCTATCTGCGGAATCATTATGCGGAAGAGGTCACGAACACCTCACTGGCGGACGCCCTGCATTTTCACTACAACTACCTGGCCCGCTGCATGAAGCGTGTCTACGGGCTTACGCCCATGGAGTACCTGACCGATTACCGGCTGGAGCAGGCCAAGCTGCTGCTGCTTAAGACAGAGATCCCGGTCGGAGGAATCGCAGAGCGCACCGGCTTCGAGAGTGCGGCTTACTTCTCCCGGCGTTTCAGCCGCAAGGTCGGAATCTCTCCGCTGCGCTTCCGCAAGCGATATTCCCGCTGA
- a CDS encoding Na+/H+ antiporter, producing METFLAVLLMLGLIAVSNILNRFIPFVPVPLIQIGLGIIAALIPTGIHMHFEPELFFVLFIAPLLFNDGRRTPRGELWNLRAPILLLALGLVFVTVFVAGYAINWMIPSIPLAASFALAAILSPTDAVAVSALAGRVHLPKSIHRILEGESLMNDASGLVAFKFAIAAMVTGVFSLPKASLSFVLIAAGGLLLGAVLSFLLIRLSVFIRRFGMEDVTIHVLLQILTPFIIYLISEEIGVSGILAVVAGGVMYAIEKDRAVSPQYKLQLVSASTWSVLLLVLNGLVFLILGVSVPDVVEVIYRDQTLNNFMVAGYVLAITALLIVLRFLWVYGYSLWESKRLKAEKAPLKSQIITSISGVRGAVTLAGAFSIPLVLGDGVTPFPERDLIIALAAGVILMSLVIASIFLPLLADSEETVVQSTGAVHGNTELAARNVVIDAGMSMLRSLVSESPERSTQPVLLEFTDKVDRLCAARPDHDPAHEQFLRLGVEARKSALEAERTELRRIMENGALPEPVALKMEELLDHTESLLCKRLNTQIKFSLTEIQRLFSGLFSGKLSGAEGQLALQNAESARTAKIAMCQAAVSAVSAGMSDENRLASQKVIDKYERLESRLEQGEGWSNDGVLDDDKLELKLQAIQEQRNTVQEMYQNGAINLKIAGRLRRFVDQLETSIWED from the coding sequence TTGGAGACTTTTCTGGCTGTGCTGTTGATGCTTGGATTAATCGCCGTATCGAATATATTGAACCGCTTCATTCCGTTTGTCCCGGTTCCCCTGATTCAGATCGGACTAGGAATCATTGCTGCACTCATTCCGACGGGAATACATATGCACTTCGAGCCTGAGCTGTTTTTTGTATTATTCATTGCTCCGCTGCTCTTCAATGACGGGCGGCGGACGCCGCGCGGTGAGCTGTGGAACCTTAGGGCACCGATTCTGCTGCTGGCACTGGGACTGGTATTTGTCACGGTATTTGTGGCGGGCTATGCGATTAACTGGATGATTCCCTCGATTCCGCTGGCAGCGTCCTTCGCACTCGCGGCTATTCTGTCTCCTACCGATGCGGTAGCAGTAAGCGCACTGGCTGGACGGGTTCATCTTCCCAAAAGCATCCACCGGATTCTCGAAGGAGAATCGCTGATGAACGATGCCTCCGGCCTGGTCGCCTTTAAATTTGCAATTGCAGCCATGGTTACCGGAGTGTTCTCTCTGCCTAAGGCCTCGCTTAGCTTTGTGCTGATTGCTGCAGGAGGACTGCTGCTTGGTGCAGTGCTGTCATTCCTGCTGATCCGGCTCAGCGTGTTCATCCGCAGATTCGGCATGGAGGATGTGACGATCCATGTTCTGCTGCAGATCCTTACCCCGTTCATTATATATTTGATCAGCGAGGAGATCGGGGTCTCAGGCATCCTGGCCGTTGTGGCAGGAGGTGTCATGTACGCCATTGAGAAGGACCGGGCAGTCTCTCCGCAATATAAGCTTCAACTGGTATCTGCCAGTACCTGGTCAGTACTGCTGCTGGTGCTGAACGGGCTGGTCTTCCTGATTCTCGGCGTGTCCGTTCCGGATGTGGTCGAGGTGATTTACCGGGATCAGACGCTGAACAACTTCATGGTTGCCGGCTATGTTCTGGCGATCACGGCGCTGCTGATTGTGCTGCGGTTTCTGTGGGTCTATGGTTACTCCTTATGGGAGAGCAAGCGGCTGAAGGCAGAGAAGGCTCCGCTGAAGTCACAGATTATTACCTCGATCTCAGGGGTGAGGGGAGCGGTTACCCTTGCGGGTGCCTTCTCCATTCCGCTGGTTCTCGGGGACGGGGTGACACCCTTTCCGGAGCGGGATCTCATTATTGCGCTGGCGGCAGGTGTGATTCTGATGTCGCTGGTTATCGCCAGCATCTTCCTTCCGCTGCTTGCGGACAGTGAAGAGACCGTAGTTCAGAGCACCGGAGCTGTGCACGGGAATACGGAGCTGGCGGCCAGAAATGTGGTCATTGATGCCGGGATGTCGATGCTGCGCAGCCTGGTCTCTGAGAGCCCGGAGCGCTCAACACAGCCTGTGCTGCTGGAATTCACAGATAAGGTTGACCGGCTGTGTGCTGCAAGACCGGATCATGACCCGGCCCATGAGCAGTTCCTCCGTCTGGGTGTCGAGGCACGCAAGAGTGCGCTCGAGGCCGAACGCACGGAGCTGCGGCGGATCATGGAGAACGGGGCGCTGCCGGAGCCTGTTGCCCTGAAGATGGAGGAGCTGCTGGACCATACGGAGTCTCTGCTGTGCAAACGGCTGAATACGCAGATTAAATTCTCTTTAACGGAAATTCAGCGGCTGTTCTCTGGACTGTTCTCAGGTAAGCTCAGCGGGGCAGAGGGACAGCTCGCCCTGCAGAATGCCGAAAGTGCGCGGACGGCGAAGATTGCGATGTGCCAGGCGGCAGTATCCGCCGTTAGTGCAGGAATGAGTGATGAGAACCGGCTCGCCTCACAGAAGGTCATCGACAAGTACGAACGGCTGGAATCCAGGCTGGAGCAGGGGGAAGGCTGGAGCAATGACGGCGTACTGGATGATGACAAGCTGGAGCTGAAGCTGCAGGCGATTCAGGAGCAGCGGAATACCGTGCAGGAGATGTATCAGAACGGGGCAATTAATCTTAAGATTGCCGGCAGGCTGCGGCGGTTCGTTGACCAGCTCGAAACCTCAATCTGGGAGGATTAG
- a CDS encoding LacI family DNA-binding transcriptional regulator — protein sequence MRSEDIAKLAGVSRSTVSRVINNYSNVPEETRAKVLKVIEQHQYEPNSFARALAGKKTDTIGLFAISMNEKENATRIYQNNYFAPFVDAVVDTSNARGCYVLIHTVYSPDDFLKVKQAFLQKRIDGGIIVGTQKDIEIVREMVGLSAPLVLIDYDISEIMSEHLDRNHLAIVNSKDYEGTVEAIEYLIGLGHQEIGMICGRMNTYSGRERYMAYENTLKRHGLALQKDFVLQGDFLKETAYQEVKKLLDFGGPLPTAFFSSNDDMAISAMEAFSEHGISVPEDISIAGFDDVQLAARIHPKLTSVRLPIYEMSKAAVEKVIELCDSQQPTFSTISFPARLITRDSCQPPKK from the coding sequence ATGCGAAGCGAAGATATTGCCAAGCTAGCCGGGGTTTCGCGAAGCACCGTATCCCGTGTGATCAACAACTATTCCAATGTCCCTGAAGAGACCCGGGCTAAGGTGCTGAAGGTAATTGAACAGCATCAGTACGAGCCGAACAGCTTCGCCCGGGCGCTGGCCGGCAAGAAGACCGACACGATCGGGCTGTTTGCCATCAGCATGAACGAGAAGGAGAATGCGACACGGATCTATCAGAATAATTACTTTGCCCCATTCGTCGATGCTGTGGTAGATACGTCGAATGCCCGCGGCTGTTATGTTCTGATTCACACCGTCTATTCTCCCGACGACTTCCTGAAGGTCAAGCAGGCCTTCCTGCAGAAACGGATTGACGGCGGCATCATTGTCGGCACCCAGAAGGATATTGAGATTGTACGGGAAATGGTCGGTCTCAGCGCTCCGCTGGTGCTGATCGATTATGACATTTCCGAGATTATGTCAGAGCATCTGGACCGCAATCATCTCGCTATTGTGAATTCCAAGGATTATGAAGGTACAGTGGAAGCGATTGAGTACTTAATCGGTCTCGGCCATCAGGAGATCGGCATGATCTGCGGACGGATGAATACTTATTCCGGGCGGGAGCGCTACATGGCATACGAGAATACGCTGAAGCGCCATGGACTTGCCCTGCAGAAGGACTTCGTCCTTCAGGGTGATTTTCTCAAGGAGACTGCCTATCAGGAAGTGAAGAAGCTGCTGGATTTCGGCGGCCCGCTGCCGACCGCCTTCTTCTCTTCCAATGACGATATGGCTATCTCGGCGATGGAAGCGTTCTCGGAGCATGGCATTTCCGTGCCGGAGGATATCTCCATTGCGGGGTTCGACGATGTGCAGCTTGCTGCGCGGATTCATCCCAAGCTGACCTCCGTCCGTCTGCCGATTTATGAAATGTCCAAAGCCGCTGTCGAGAAGGTCATTGAGCTGTGCGATTCACAGCAGCCGACCTTCAGCACCATCAGCTTCCCGGCGCGTCTGATCACCAGAGATTCCTGTCAGCCGCCGAAGAAGTAG
- a CDS encoding threonine/serine exporter family protein — MDSTSTNSNTSIHDIVDLCLLAGKIMLQSGAETYRVEDTMSRMAAALGFPGAHSYVTPTVIMFTTSRTEPVKLFRIAERTTDLQKVSEVNDISRRLTERQLTAAEARERLGVVDDAAHAYPVWVQIAAAALTGACFTVMFKGSLQDALPSLLISGTGFAAATYLHRLVQFRFFAEFIASFIIGLLAFFSVKLGVGREMDKIIIGCVMPLVPGLLITNAVRDLMAGHLVSGISKGADAFLTAFAIGTGIGLVLSIF, encoded by the coding sequence TTGGATAGTACAAGCACGAATAGCAACACTTCCATACACGACATTGTCGATCTTTGCCTGCTGGCAGGCAAGATCATGCTGCAGAGCGGTGCAGAGACCTACCGTGTGGAGGATACCATGAGCCGGATGGCGGCGGCACTCGGCTTCCCCGGTGCGCATAGCTATGTCACGCCGACGGTCATTATGTTCACCACCAGCCGGACCGAGCCGGTGAAGCTGTTCCGGATCGCTGAACGGACGACAGACCTGCAAAAGGTATCTGAGGTCAATGACATCTCCCGGCGGCTGACCGAACGCCAGCTGACAGCCGCCGAAGCGCGTGAGCGTCTCGGCGTGGTCGATGACGCCGCCCATGCTTACCCGGTATGGGTACAGATCGCAGCGGCAGCCTTGACCGGAGCCTGCTTCACGGTCATGTTCAAGGGCAGCCTGCAGGATGCTCTGCCGTCGCTGCTGATCTCCGGTACAGGCTTCGCAGCGGCCACTTATCTTCACCGCCTGGTGCAGTTTCGCTTCTTCGCGGAATTCATTGCTTCCTTCATTATCGGCCTGCTGGCCTTCTTCTCCGTCAAGCTCGGCGTGGGACGGGAGATGGACAAGATTATCATCGGCTGTGTAATGCCGCTCGTACCGGGGCTGCTCATCACCAATGCGGTCCGTGACCTGATGGCCGGGCATCTGGTATCCGGCATCTCCAAAGGGGCCGACGCCTTTCTGACTGCGTTCGCCATCGGGACCGGCATCGGGCTGGTCCTGTCCATTTTTTAA
- a CDS encoding GH36-type glycosyl hydrolase domain-containing protein, with translation MKFGTFDDTRKEYVINTPKTPYPWINYLGNEQFFGLISNTAGGYTFYRDARMRRLTRYRYNNIPLDTGGRYYYLYDGGDFWTPGWMPVKRDLDFYECRHGLGYTSITGERNGISVNQLAFVPMGHNAEVHRLVVKNTGDVKKTVKLFSFAEFCLWNANDDMTNFQRNLSTGEVEVKDSVIYHKTEYRERRNHYAFYSVNKEIAGFDTDRESFVGMYNGLDAPQAVAAGEPTNSVASGWSPIGSHALDITLEPGEAQSFIFVLGYIENPEDEKWEALNVINKKPAQAVIDQFATDAQVDAALAVLAAHWDNLLSKYQIKSGDDKLNRMVNIWNPYQCMVTFNMSRSASYFESGIGRGMGFRDSNQDLLGFVHQIPERARERILDIAATQFPDGSAYHQYQPLTKKGNNEVGSGFNDDPLWLISGTAAYIKETGDYSILDEQVPFDSNPDHTATLFEHLKLSFEHVTNNLGPHGLPLIGRADWNDCLNLNCFSTEPGESFQTTENIAGGVAESVFIAGLFVFVGPDYAEICRMRGLDDVAADAVAKIENMSAITLSHGFDGDWFLRAYDHYGDKIGSKENEEGQIFIEPQGMCVMAGIGVENGEAARALTSVQERLDTDYGIVLQQPPYSKYYLNLGEISTYPPGYKENAGIFCHNNPWIMIAETVLGHGDRAFDIYRKIAPAYLEDISEVHRMEPYVYSQMIAGKDAVRHGEAKNSWLTGTAAWNYVAITQSILGIQADFAGLKVDPCIPAEWDGFEITRVFRGDTYVISIQNPNHVSKGVASLTLDGAAVEGNIIAPVGDGAVHQVVVTLG, from the coding sequence ATGAAATTCGGAACTTTTGACGACACCCGTAAAGAGTATGTAATCAACACCCCCAAAACCCCTTATCCTTGGATTAACTACCTCGGCAACGAGCAGTTCTTCGGCCTCATCTCTAATACTGCCGGGGGCTATACCTTCTACCGCGATGCGCGGATGAGAAGACTTACCCGTTACCGGTATAACAATATTCCGCTGGATACCGGCGGCCGCTACTACTACCTGTACGATGGCGGGGACTTCTGGACGCCGGGCTGGATGCCGGTGAAGCGGGACCTCGACTTCTACGAATGCCGCCACGGCCTTGGCTACACTTCTATTACAGGCGAGCGTAACGGCATTTCCGTGAATCAGCTTGCTTTTGTACCGATGGGCCACAATGCGGAAGTTCACCGTCTGGTTGTTAAGAACACAGGCGATGTGAAAAAGACCGTGAAGCTGTTCTCTTTTGCCGAGTTCTGCCTGTGGAATGCCAACGATGATATGACCAACTTCCAGCGTAACCTCAGCACCGGCGAAGTAGAAGTGAAGGATTCCGTCATTTATCACAAAACAGAATACCGCGAGCGCAGAAACCACTACGCCTTCTATTCTGTAAATAAGGAAATTGCCGGCTTCGATACGGACCGCGAATCGTTCGTGGGCATGTACAATGGCCTGGATGCTCCGCAGGCGGTTGCTGCCGGTGAGCCTACTAACTCTGTCGCCAGCGGCTGGTCGCCGATCGGCTCCCACGCACTTGACATCACGCTGGAGCCGGGCGAAGCCCAAAGCTTCATCTTCGTGCTCGGCTACATCGAGAACCCTGAGGATGAGAAATGGGAAGCCCTGAACGTTATTAACAAAAAGCCGGCCCAGGCTGTCATCGATCAGTTCGCTACCGATGCCCAGGTGGATGCCGCCCTTGCCGTTCTGGCTGCGCACTGGGATAACCTGCTGTCCAAATACCAGATCAAGAGCGGGGACGACAAGCTGAACCGGATGGTGAACATCTGGAATCCATACCAGTGTATGGTGACCTTCAACATGTCCCGTTCCGCATCGTACTTCGAATCCGGGATTGGCCGTGGTATGGGCTTCCGCGACTCCAACCAGGACTTGCTCGGCTTCGTCCACCAGATTCCAGAGCGTGCCAGAGAACGGATTCTTGATATCGCCGCTACCCAGTTCCCTGACGGCAGTGCGTATCACCAGTACCAGCCGCTAACCAAGAAGGGCAACAATGAAGTCGGCTCCGGCTTCAACGACGATCCGCTATGGCTGATCTCGGGTACAGCAGCCTATATTAAGGAGACCGGCGATTATTCGATCCTTGATGAGCAGGTTCCTTTTGACAGCAATCCGGATCACACAGCAACCCTGTTCGAGCATCTGAAGCTGAGCTTCGAGCATGTCACGAACAACCTCGGGCCTCACGGCCTGCCGCTGATCGGACGCGCGGACTGGAATGACTGTCTGAACCTGAACTGCTTCTCCACCGAGCCGGGCGAATCGTTCCAGACCACGGAGAATATCGCTGGCGGCGTAGCGGAATCTGTATTCATCGCAGGTCTGTTCGTCTTCGTTGGACCGGACTATGCCGAGATCTGCCGGATGCGCGGATTGGATGATGTAGCCGCTGACGCTGTTGCCAAGATCGAGAACATGAGTGCCATCACGTTGTCCCACGGCTTCGACGGCGACTGGTTCCTGCGCGCATATGACCATTATGGCGACAAGATCGGCAGCAAGGAGAACGAAGAAGGCCAGATCTTCATTGAGCCGCAAGGCATGTGCGTAATGGCCGGAATCGGTGTAGAGAACGGTGAAGCAGCCCGCGCCCTGACTTCCGTGCAGGAACGTCTGGATACGGACTATGGTATCGTTTTGCAGCAGCCTCCGTATTCCAAGTACTATCTGAACCTGGGTGAAATCTCCACGTACCCTCCGGGCTACAAAGAGAATGCCGGGATCTTCTGCCATAACAACCCGTGGATCATGATTGCAGAGACGGTCCTTGGACATGGCGACAGAGCTTTTGACATTTACCGAAAAATCGCTCCGGCCTACCTGGAGGACATCAGCGAAGTGCACCGGATGGAGCCTTACGTGTACTCCCAGATGATCGCCGGTAAAGATGCCGTACGTCACGGGGAAGCGAAAAACTCCTGGCTGACGGGTACAGCGGCATGGAACTATGTAGCGATCACGCAGTCTATCCTGGGAATTCAGGCAGACTTCGCCGGGCTCAAGGTTGACCCTTGTATCCCAGCAGAATGGGACGGCTTCGAGATCACCCGCGTCTTCCGTGGCGACACTTATGTGATCTCGATCCAGAACCCGAACCATGTCTCCAAAGGTGTAGCCAGCCTGACCCTCGACGGCGCTGCCGTGGAAGGCAATATTATCGCTCCTGTGGGCGACGGTGCAGTACACCAGGTTGTCGTCACTCTCGGCTAA
- a CDS encoding YitT family protein, whose protein sequence is MRSFPSYVIILLASLLIATGTNFFLVPYKILDGGIIGIALIINYISGAKIGLCIMLCSLPIFLLAWFRQREIFYNSILGLLASSLLIELLFPLQYYFLYYIELGSISSAIIGGFLMGTGLGLMLRFKASTGGTDLLARFIQRYLPLNVGLIIFLTDFLIIGAGGILISKETFFHSILTIVSGGVATGLCTLEE, encoded by the coding sequence ATGCGATCCTTCCCAAGCTATGTTATTATTCTGCTGGCCAGCCTGCTGATTGCAACTGGAACGAACTTCTTCCTGGTCCCCTATAAAATCCTCGATGGAGGAATTATCGGCATTGCCCTCATTATTAATTATATCTCCGGTGCCAAAATCGGACTCTGCATTATGCTATGCAGTCTGCCTATCTTCCTGCTGGCCTGGTTCCGGCAACGGGAGATCTTCTACAACAGCATTCTCGGTCTGCTGGCTTCCTCCCTGCTGATCGAGCTGCTCTTTCCGCTCCAGTATTACTTCCTGTACTACATTGAGCTGGGCTCCATCTCAAGCGCCATTATCGGCGGCTTCCTGATGGGCACCGGACTCGGGCTGATGCTGCGGTTCAAAGCCAGTACAGGCGGGACCGACCTCCTCGCCAGATTCATCCAACGCTACCTTCCGCTGAATGTCGGCCTGATCATCTTCCTGACGGACTTCCTGATCATCGGAGCTGGCGGTATTCTCATCTCCAAGGAGACCTTTTTCCATTCGATTCTGACGATTGTTTCAGGAGGTGTGGCTACGGGATTATGCACACTGGAAGAGTAA
- a CDS encoding glycoside hydrolase family 127 protein has product MSEFAGTEIGTTVQPEQPDQPGYPELSGQRASVQDEFWERYIRLVQDTVIPYQYEALHDRVAGAEPSHAIANFEIAAGRREGKFGGMVFQDSDVAKWLEAVGYSLRIRRDPELERQADEVIDLVGEAQQADGYLNTYFTVKEPGKRWTNLQDCHELYCAGHFIEAAVAYYEATGKDKLLNVMRRMADHIDSVFGPEEGKLKGYDGHQEIELALVKLHRLTGEEKYLKLSLFFIDQRGQEPNFLRREWENRDRVSHWSGRTDHLDTAYNQAHIPVREQTVAVGHSVRAVYMYTAMADLARLTGDEALREACVRLWNNMTERQMYITGGIGSTHHGEAFTFDYDLPNDTVYAETCASIGLIFFARRMLELAPEARYADVMERALYNNVLGSMAQDGKHYFYVNPLEVWPQACTCNPGKQHVKAQRQGWFGCACCPPNVARLLASLNQYIYTVHSDTLYTNLYIGSELKTTLGGTEVKVTQSSKLPWEGTVTLKVDPAEAVEFAIALRIPSWSAAGKIRVNGEPVPVAEVVERGYAVIRREWQAGDTVELILPMEAHRLYAHPNLRENAGKTVIQRGPLVYCLETADNGEPLSSISLSKEGRFTEAYDEELLGGAVVIRAAGYRVEEQSWSGGLYGSTRTAVQPVEVTAIPYYLWGNRGSGEMKVWIPE; this is encoded by the coding sequence ATGAGCGAATTTGCAGGTACAGAGATCGGTACAACCGTTCAACCAGAGCAACCGGATCAACCGGGTTATCCAGAGCTGTCAGGCCAGAGAGCATCCGTTCAGGATGAGTTCTGGGAACGGTACATCCGGCTGGTGCAGGATACGGTTATTCCTTATCAATATGAGGCGCTGCATGATCGGGTGGCAGGGGCTGAACCGAGCCATGCTATTGCCAATTTTGAAATCGCTGCCGGAAGAAGAGAGGGCAAGTTCGGGGGCATGGTCTTCCAGGACAGCGATGTTGCCAAGTGGCTGGAGGCGGTGGGGTATTCACTCCGCATCCGGCGTGACCCGGAATTGGAGCGCCAGGCGGACGAAGTGATCGATCTGGTGGGTGAAGCGCAGCAGGCTGACGGATACCTGAATACTTATTTCACCGTCAAGGAGCCGGGGAAGCGCTGGACGAATCTCCAGGACTGCCACGAGCTGTATTGCGCCGGTCATTTCATCGAAGCGGCGGTGGCTTATTATGAAGCGACCGGCAAGGACAAGCTGCTGAATGTTATGCGCCGGATGGCCGACCATATCGACTCCGTGTTCGGGCCGGAGGAAGGGAAGCTGAAGGGCTATGACGGTCATCAGGAGATTGAACTGGCACTGGTGAAGCTGCACCGGCTGACAGGGGAAGAGAAGTATCTGAAGCTCAGCCTGTTCTTCATTGACCAGCGCGGGCAGGAGCCGAACTTCCTGCGCCGGGAGTGGGAGAACCGGGACCGGGTCTCGCATTGGTCGGGCCGGACAGATCACCTGGACACAGCCTATAATCAAGCCCATATTCCGGTCCGTGAGCAGACGGTGGCCGTAGGCCACTCCGTCCGCGCCGTCTATATGTATACGGCCATGGCCGATCTGGCCCGGCTGACCGGAGATGAAGCACTGCGCGAAGCCTGCGTGCGCCTGTGGAACAATATGACGGAGAGGCAGATGTATATCACCGGCGGAATTGGGTCCACGCATCACGGCGAAGCGTTCACCTTTGATTATGATCTGCCTAACGATACGGTCTATGCGGAGACCTGCGCTTCGATCGGGCTGATCTTTTTTGCCAGACGAATGCTGGAATTGGCTCCCGAAGCCCGCTATGCCGATGTGATGGAACGGGCGCTCTATAATAATGTGCTCGGCTCGATGGCGCAGGACGGCAAGCATTATTTCTACGTCAATCCGCTGGAGGTCTGGCCACAGGCCTGCACCTGCAATCCCGGCAAACAGCATGTGAAGGCGCAGCGCCAGGGCTGGTTCGGCTGTGCCTGCTGCCCGCCGAATGTGGCGCGTCTGCTGGCCTCATTGAACCAGTATATTTACACTGTACACAGCGATACACTCTATACGAACCTGTATATCGGAAGTGAGCTTAAGACCACTCTGGGAGGAACAGAGGTGAAGGTCACTCAGTCCAGTAAGCTTCCATGGGAGGGTACGGTCACGCTGAAGGTTGATCCGGCGGAGGCCGTAGAGTTCGCTATCGCCCTGCGTATTCCATCGTGGAGTGCTGCGGGGAAGATCCGGGTGAATGGGGAGCCGGTTCCTGTTGCTGAAGTTGTGGAGCGGGGCTACGCGGTGATCCGCAGGGAGTGGCAGGCCGGTGACACTGTCGAGCTGATTCTTCCGATGGAAGCGCACCGCCTATATGCTCATCCGAATCTGCGGGAGAATGCCGGGAAGACGGTGATCCAGCGCGGGCCGCTGGTCTATTGTCTGGAAACTGCGGATAACGGCGAGCCGCTAAGCTCAATATCTCTAAGCAAGGAGGGCAGGTTCACGGAAGCTTACGATGAAGAGCTGCTTGGCGGAGCGGTAGTAATCCGGGCGGCGGGCTACAGGGTGGAGGAGCAGAGCTGGAGCGGCGGACTCTACGGCAGCACCAGGACGGCGGTACAGCCGGTGGAAGTAACGGCAATTCCGTATTATCTGTGGGGCAACCGCGGCAGCGGAGAGATGAAGGTGTGGATACCGGAGTAA